In a single window of the Pseudogemmatithrix spongiicola genome:
- a CDS encoding FAD-binding oxidoreductase translates to MSLAREALHPHRVEDVADIVRDAVGGLRIRGAGSWMHVGAPVVAAHELRLDAFRGVRHYTPGDLTISVGAGTTLAEIDAATAAHGQWCPLLPWGDDRGSVGAAIATATGGPFAEALGRPRDLVLGLECVDGRGRIVRAGGRVVKNVAGFDLTRLMVGSWGTLAVITEVHLRLRARPSADVTLLVEGATTTAMRAFQHGALPPLAALPLGEATARTLGHPGPGAWLLRLGGNAPQVAAARQALARIGACIELGARSWDVVRHDQAPPPATHWTWTPLMKRVREAFDPRGVLNPGLLGEAA, encoded by the coding sequence ATGAGTCTTGCACGCGAGGCGCTGCATCCGCATCGGGTGGAGGATGTCGCCGACATCGTGCGCGACGCCGTCGGGGGGCTGCGCATCCGCGGCGCCGGCAGCTGGATGCACGTCGGCGCGCCGGTGGTGGCCGCGCACGAGTTGCGGCTCGACGCGTTTCGCGGGGTCCGCCACTACACGCCAGGCGACCTCACCATCAGCGTCGGGGCGGGCACGACCCTCGCCGAGATCGACGCCGCGACGGCAGCGCACGGCCAGTGGTGTCCGCTGCTCCCGTGGGGCGACGACCGCGGCAGCGTCGGCGCCGCCATCGCCACGGCGACCGGCGGTCCCTTCGCCGAGGCGCTCGGGCGTCCGCGCGACTTGGTGCTGGGTCTCGAATGCGTGGATGGGCGCGGACGCATCGTGCGCGCCGGCGGCCGCGTGGTGAAGAACGTGGCCGGCTTCGACCTCACGCGGCTCATGGTGGGCAGCTGGGGCACGCTCGCGGTCATCACCGAGGTGCACCTGCGGCTGCGGGCGCGCCCGAGCGCGGATGTCACCCTGCTGGTGGAAGGCGCCACGACGACGGCGATGCGCGCGTTCCAGCACGGCGCGCTCCCGCCGTTGGCCGCACTCCCGTTGGGAGAGGCCACCGCACGGACGCTTGGCCATCCGGGGCCGGGCGCCTGGCTGCTGCGGCTCGGCGGCAACGCGCCGCAGGTCGCCGCGGCGCGTCAGGCGCTCGCTCGGATCGGCGCCTGCATTGAGCTCGGCGCCAGGAGTTGGGATGTCGTACGGCACGACCAGGCACCACCGCCGGCCACGCACTGGACGTGGACGCCACTGATGAAGCGCGTGCGCGAGGCCTTCGACCCACGTGGCGTGCTGAATCCCGGCTTGCTCGGCGAGGCCGCCTGA
- a CDS encoding FAD-binding oxidoreductase: MAGAALRVESLAADLGAIVGARHVLTRHSTLLAYESDALPGYHKRPRLAVFPGTQEELVSVVRRLAADGVPFVARGAGTGLSGGALADDTVLIGVQRLRRIINIDADARTATVEPGVVNATLTRAAAAFHLHYAPDPSSQAACTLGGNVAENAGGPHCLKYGVTLNHVLRATVVLPDGELVTLDRGDHGGYDLLGAFVGSEGCFGIAVELTLKLTPNPEAIITMLADFTSVAEAADATSRIIAAGIVPAALELMDQATIRAVEESVYAAGYPVDAAAVLLIEVDGPRAGLDADADAVTAICSAAGARDVKRATDAAARERLWQGRKKAFGAMGRVAPHLVVQDAVVPRTQLAELLGDIASIGARHGVRVCNVFHAGDGNLHPNIPYDADDADESARVHAAMQEIMERCIAAGGTITGEHGVGLDKLPYMERLFTADTLDAMCTLRETFDPARRANPGKVVPLRSCREWQGLPALRGGLAG; the protein is encoded by the coding sequence ATGGCCGGTGCCGCCTTGCGCGTGGAATCGCTCGCTGCCGATCTCGGGGCGATTGTGGGGGCGCGGCATGTGCTCACACGCCACTCGACGTTGCTGGCCTACGAGTCGGACGCGCTTCCGGGTTACCACAAGCGGCCGCGGCTCGCGGTGTTTCCGGGCACGCAGGAGGAGCTCGTGTCGGTGGTACGGCGGCTCGCCGCGGACGGCGTACCCTTCGTCGCGCGAGGAGCGGGGACCGGGCTCTCGGGCGGCGCGCTCGCCGATGATACGGTGCTCATCGGCGTGCAGCGCCTCCGCCGGATCATCAACATCGATGCCGACGCGCGCACGGCGACTGTTGAGCCGGGCGTCGTCAACGCCACGCTCACCCGCGCCGCCGCCGCGTTCCACCTGCACTACGCGCCCGACCCCTCGAGCCAAGCCGCCTGCACGCTCGGCGGCAACGTCGCCGAAAACGCCGGCGGGCCCCACTGCCTCAAGTACGGCGTGACGCTCAACCACGTGCTGCGCGCGACGGTCGTACTGCCGGACGGCGAGCTCGTGACCCTCGACCGCGGCGACCATGGCGGCTACGACCTGCTCGGCGCCTTCGTCGGCAGCGAAGGCTGCTTTGGCATCGCGGTGGAGCTCACGCTGAAGCTCACGCCGAACCCCGAAGCCATCATCACCATGCTCGCCGATTTCACGTCGGTGGCCGAGGCGGCGGATGCGACCTCGCGCATCATCGCGGCGGGCATCGTGCCGGCCGCGCTGGAGCTGATGGACCAGGCGACGATCCGCGCCGTCGAGGAAAGCGTATATGCCGCTGGATATCCCGTGGACGCCGCGGCCGTGCTGCTCATCGAAGTGGACGGCCCGCGCGCCGGACTCGACGCCGATGCCGACGCCGTCACGGCGATCTGCAGCGCCGCCGGCGCGCGCGACGTGAAGCGCGCGACCGATGCCGCGGCGCGCGAGCGACTCTGGCAAGGTCGTAAGAAGGCCTTCGGCGCCATGGGACGCGTCGCCCCGCACTTGGTGGTGCAGGACGCGGTCGTCCCGCGCACGCAGCTGGCCGAACTGCTCGGCGACATCGCGTCCATCGGCGCACGGCACGGGGTGCGCGTGTGCAACGTGTTCCACGCGGGCGACGGCAACCTGCATCCCAACATCCCGTACGACGCCGATGACGCCGACGAATCGGCGCGCGTGCATGCCGCCATGCAGGAGATCATGGAGCGCTGCATCGCCGCCGGGGGGACCATCACCGGCGAGCACGGCGTCGGACTCGACAAGCTGCCGTACATGGAACGGCTGTTCACCGCGGACACGCTCGACGCCATGTGCACGCTGCGCGAGACCTTCGATCCCGCGCGACGGGCGAATCCCGGCAAGGTCGTGCCCCTGCGCAGTTGCCGCGAGTGGCAGGGCCTCCCTGCCCTGCGCGGAGGATTGGCGGGATGA
- a CDS encoding sigma-70 family RNA polymerase sigma factor — protein sequence MQHESATRSRGYFRSSPSSAFDQYLLDIQKLPLITDPAEEKRLARLAQKGDEAAAERLVTANLRFVISYVKKYQGHGLDLSELVAIGNEGLLKAVRKFDPDQGVKFISYAVWWVRQAVLKALAEQTRSVRIPLNQNSQLIRLSRAETVLAQVLKRDPTDHEIGRLLDETPEQVRAAKSMSSTEVSLDAPVDRSDREASTLGERFADRDGIEIEERTDFNLMRETIDRVFRQYLTPRERKILNLYYGLDEGAEAMTLEKIGALMGVTRERIRQIRERAFDKLRTSPEGRALAGFWGVA from the coding sequence ATGCAGCACGAGTCCGCGACGCGTAGCAGAGGTTATTTCCGTTCGTCCCCGTCGTCCGCGTTCGACCAGTACCTGCTCGACATCCAGAAGCTCCCGCTCATCACCGACCCCGCCGAGGAGAAGCGCCTCGCGCGGCTCGCTCAGAAGGGCGACGAAGCCGCCGCCGAGCGGCTGGTGACGGCGAATCTCCGCTTCGTCATCTCCTATGTGAAGAAGTATCAGGGCCACGGCCTCGACCTTTCGGAGCTGGTCGCGATCGGCAACGAGGGTCTGTTGAAGGCGGTGCGCAAATTCGATCCCGACCAAGGCGTCAAGTTCATCTCGTACGCCGTGTGGTGGGTGCGCCAGGCGGTGCTGAAGGCGCTCGCCGAGCAGACGCGCTCGGTGCGCATCCCGCTGAACCAGAACTCGCAGTTGATCCGTCTGTCGCGTGCCGAGACGGTGCTGGCGCAGGTGCTGAAGCGTGACCCCACCGACCATGAGATCGGGCGTCTGCTCGACGAGACGCCGGAGCAGGTCCGGGCCGCGAAGTCGATGTCGTCCACGGAAGTGTCGCTCGACGCGCCGGTGGACCGCTCGGACCGCGAGGCATCGACGTTGGGAGAGCGCTTCGCCGACCGCGATGGCATCGAGATCGAAGAGCGCACGGATTTCAACCTGATGCGCGAGACGATCGACCGCGTGTTCCGGCAGTACCTGACGCCGCGCGAGCGGAAGATCCTGAACCTTTACTACGGGCTCGACGAGGGCGCCGAGGCGATGACGCTGGAGAAGATCGGCGCGTTGATGGGCGTGACGCGCGAGCGGATCCGGCAGATCCGGGAGCGGGCGTTTGACAAGCTGAGGACGTCGCCGGAAGGCCGGGCGCTGGCGGGCTTTTGGGGAGTGGCGTAA
- the aroB gene encoding 3-dehydroquinate synthase — protein MTTLALHGSSIEIAPGALASLGQRVAALHPGRRVAIVADAQVAQHYAAKALASMVASGMALGSTVGGTVAPGVFTFPAGEQHKTRDTWAKLTDQLIAAGHRRDSVFVALGGGVTGDLVGFVAATYLRGVPFVQMPTSLTAMIDAAIGGKTGVDTTAGKNLVGAFHQPSLVLIDPRLLRTLPPLQLRQGLAEAIKHGVIVDASYFAWIAASLRDILDGEIDDATAMRLVQRSVEIKVGVVAQDEREGDIRKILNFGHTIGHAIEHVTGYGIPHGDAVAIGMVAEATLAERLGLATPGLADTIATVCDAAGLPVRLPEGVAPAEIVVATRSDKKTRGGVVEYALPSALGAMAGAGSGYGTAVPEAAVLEMLQHL, from the coding sequence ATGACCACGCTCGCGCTGCACGGCTCGAGCATCGAGATCGCCCCGGGTGCGCTGGCATCGCTGGGCCAGCGCGTGGCGGCCCTGCATCCCGGGCGTCGCGTGGCGATCGTCGCCGACGCGCAGGTCGCGCAGCACTACGCCGCGAAGGCGCTGGCCAGCATGGTCGCGTCGGGCATGGCGCTGGGGTCCACGGTCGGCGGCACCGTCGCCCCGGGCGTGTTCACGTTTCCGGCTGGCGAGCAGCATAAGACGCGCGACACCTGGGCCAAGCTCACGGACCAGCTCATCGCCGCCGGTCACCGCCGCGACTCTGTCTTCGTCGCGCTGGGCGGCGGCGTCACCGGCGACCTCGTGGGATTCGTCGCCGCGACGTACCTCCGCGGCGTGCCGTTCGTGCAGATGCCCACGTCACTCACCGCCATGATCGATGCCGCCATCGGCGGCAAGACGGGCGTGGACACCACCGCAGGCAAGAATCTCGTCGGTGCGTTCCATCAGCCGTCACTGGTGCTTATCGACCCGCGGCTGCTGCGCACGCTGCCCCCGCTGCAGCTGCGGCAGGGGCTCGCCGAGGCCATCAAGCATGGCGTGATCGTCGACGCGAGCTATTTCGCGTGGATCGCCGCGTCGCTGCGCGACATCCTCGACGGCGAGATCGACGATGCGACCGCGATGCGACTCGTGCAGCGCTCGGTGGAGATCAAGGTCGGCGTCGTCGCGCAGGACGAACGCGAGGGCGACATCCGCAAGATCCTGAACTTCGGCCACACGATCGGGCACGCGATCGAGCATGTCACGGGCTACGGCATTCCGCACGGCGACGCCGTGGCGATCGGCATGGTGGCGGAGGCGACGTTGGCCGAACGGCTGGGCCTTGCGACACCAGGATTGGCCGACACCATCGCGACGGTGTGCGATGCCGCCGGCCTTCCCGTGCGACTGCCCGAGGGCGTGGCTCCGGCCGAGATCGTTGTCGCAACGCGCAGCGACAAGAAGACGCGCGGCGGCGTGGTCGAATACGCCCTCCCGAGCGCCCTTGGCGCCATGGCCGGAGCGGGGTCGGGATACGGCACGGCCGTCCCGGAGGCCGCCGTGCTCGAGATGCTCCAACATTTGTGA
- a CDS encoding cob(I)yrinic acid a,c-diamide adenosyltransferase produces MTLKIYTKTGDDGDTGLFGGGRVPKDHPRVTAYGEVDELNAVIGQARSVEMMPRIDEVLAPVQRDLFALGAMLATPDLEKMKEQLEKARISDARVAQLEQAIDDGEGELEPLKAFILPGGTAKASALHVARTVCRRAERAVIHLQRDTEVPQIVIVYLNRLSDLLFVLARVANKRAGAGEVTW; encoded by the coding sequence ATGACGCTCAAGATCTACACCAAGACCGGCGACGACGGGGATACCGGCCTGTTCGGCGGGGGCCGCGTGCCCAAGGATCACCCGCGGGTCACCGCGTACGGTGAAGTGGACGAACTCAACGCGGTGATCGGCCAGGCGCGCTCGGTCGAGATGATGCCGCGCATCGACGAAGTGCTCGCTCCCGTGCAGCGCGATCTCTTCGCGCTCGGCGCGATGCTCGCGACGCCGGACCTCGAGAAGATGAAGGAGCAGCTCGAGAAGGCGCGCATCTCGGACGCGCGCGTCGCGCAGCTGGAGCAGGCGATCGATGACGGTGAGGGCGAGCTGGAGCCGCTCAAGGCCTTCATCCTGCCGGGTGGCACGGCGAAGGCCTCGGCGCTGCACGTGGCACGCACGGTGTGCCGCCGCGCCGAGCGTGCGGTGATCCACCTGCAGCGCGATACGGAGGTGCCGCAGATCGTCATCGTGTACCTCAACCGCCTGAGCGACCTGCTCTTCGTGTTGGCGCGCGTCGCGAACAAGCGCGCCGGCGCCGGCGAAGTGACCTGGTAG
- a CDS encoding serine/threonine protein kinase, whose product MSLGPDLRTETRFRLLREVARGGMATVYEAEQLGAAGFSKRMAVKIIHDRFAEHPEWLQLFIDEAKLSANLVHGNIVQIYFFGNSDRGPFIAMEMIKGITLRTLINTHRKRKEPLPADIAAYCASRICRALDFAHHYVDDDGERMEIVHRDVSPGNVMLTWDGHVKLADFGIAKARTMFDPAKDKTVLLGKKHYMAPEQLLGKPVDARADIFSMGVVLFELFALKTLFTENETLAAIEEVVISPTPDVRSLLPLVDTGIRGIISGAISKEPEQRPSAAKLGLSLDRWNMAQGTPGSPERLQQHLAALFPESYAPPTRPTRAIAAVDIPDTKPRQG is encoded by the coding sequence ATGAGTCTTGGACCCGACCTCCGGACCGAAACCCGCTTCCGCCTCCTCCGCGAGGTGGCCCGCGGGGGCATGGCCACGGTCTACGAGGCCGAGCAGCTGGGCGCGGCCGGCTTCTCCAAGCGGATGGCCGTCAAGATCATCCACGACCGCTTCGCCGAGCACCCCGAGTGGCTGCAGCTGTTCATCGACGAGGCCAAGCTCTCGGCCAACCTCGTGCACGGCAACATCGTGCAGATCTATTTCTTCGGGAACTCCGACCGCGGCCCGTTCATCGCGATGGAGATGATCAAGGGCATCACGCTGCGGACGCTGATCAACACGCACCGCAAGCGGAAGGAGCCGCTGCCGGCGGACATCGCCGCGTATTGCGCGAGCCGCATCTGTCGCGCGCTGGACTTCGCGCATCACTACGTGGATGACGACGGCGAGCGCATGGAGATCGTGCACCGCGACGTCTCGCCGGGCAACGTGATGCTCACCTGGGACGGCCACGTGAAGCTGGCCGACTTCGGCATCGCCAAGGCGCGCACGATGTTCGATCCGGCCAAGGACAAGACCGTCCTCCTTGGCAAGAAGCACTACATGGCGCCGGAGCAGCTGCTGGGCAAGCCCGTGGATGCGCGGGCCGACATCTTCTCGATGGGCGTCGTGCTCTTCGAGCTGTTCGCGCTCAAGACGCTGTTCACCGAAAACGAGACGCTGGCGGCGATCGAGGAGGTCGTGATCTCGCCGACGCCCGATGTGCGCTCGCTACTGCCGCTGGTGGACACGGGGATCCGCGGCATCATCTCGGGCGCGATCTCCAAGGAGCCTGAACAGCGTCCGAGTGCGGCGAAGCTTGGGCTCTCGCTCGACCGATGGAACATGGCGCAGGGCACGCCGGGCAGCCCCGAACGGCTGCAGCAGCACCTCGCCGCGCTGTTCCCCGAGAGCTATGCGCCACCGACGCGCCCGACACGGGCGATCGCCGCCGTCGACATCCCGGACACGAAGCCCCGCCAAGGCTAG